One window of Chamaesiphon minutus PCC 6605 genomic DNA carries:
- a CDS encoding type 2 lanthipeptide synthetase LanM family protein — MNHPCFQTADWDRAVTLSERIASLMAIEDGNLNLEIDADLARQSIDRWRAQPPFDKDTYFARRLAAANISEAQFRRILGEPIEAVRDRRSHPPDWLIELERAFADETEFEPINMPDELKEIPTIDFLNLIEPIVQQGCARLQAGIQTLIATASDLPFDPNTIETLLFANLPQRLLSIVSRTLVLELNVARLQELLQGDTPELRFQSFTQRLRQRDVALGILQEYPVMARQAALCINHWVTTSLEFLQHLCRDWDELRSQFCPSHQPGVLVEVSAGQGDSHREGRSVIVAKFSADLRVVYKPRSLSLDVHFQELLHWINERGNHPPLRLLKILDRQDYGWVEFIEAQPCSSADQIQRFYERQGAYLAILYALEAIDFHHENLIAAGECPILIDLEALFHPRIGGIDLDRASQLAIGTLNHSVYGTGLLPQRIWSNDESEGIDISGLGAPSGQLTPHQIPRWEGMGTDEMKLIRQQMEMPETQNQPTLNGEKVNVLDYTEAIANGFTNLYHMLLQHRDELLAPSGPIASFAEDTVRVIVRATRTYAILLNESFHPDVLRNALDRDRLLDRLWLAVENLPYLARLIAFEREDLLDGDIPMFTTRPDSQHLWTSSGRISNFLDKPGLASVRDRVQLMGEADLARQLWIIRASLTALYPIADEPEHKGHSGYPLTESPPIANRDRLLAAARSVGDRLEALALRGESDVTWIGLALVNDRHWTLTPLGYDLYDGLPGVILFLAYLGEIDRADRYTELARSAMKTLQHQLAQSRSSISQIGGFSGWGGIIYTLTHLGILWDEPQLIAEAEAIVALLPPQIEQDTQLDIVRGSAGCIGSLLALYRYVPTAQILDAAMLCGDRLLALATPMARGIGWRIEGLANKPLTGFSHGAAGIAWALLKLAAITGKQRFRKAALGAIAYERSLFSVEAMNWPDLREFAATIRSGKQDRSNCVTAWCHGAPGIGLGRLQCLADLHDSQMRDEIDVALKTTIEQGFGHNHSLCHGDLGNLELLLQASEILGEPQWQVHCDRLAATILGSIDRDGWLCGIPLAVESPGLMTGLAGIGYGLLRLAAPDRVPSVLVLAPPIDRSKTAKTEPLVNIFR; from the coding sequence ATGAATCACCCTTGTTTTCAAACAGCGGACTGGGATCGGGCAGTCACTTTATCCGAGCGGATTGCGTCCTTAATGGCGATTGAGGATGGCAATTTAAACCTAGAGATAGATGCTGACTTGGCTCGACAATCGATCGATCGGTGGCGAGCGCAACCACCATTTGACAAAGATACATATTTCGCTCGACGGCTGGCGGCTGCAAACATCAGTGAAGCACAATTCCGGCGCATTCTCGGCGAACCGATCGAGGCAGTGCGCGATCGCCGATCTCATCCACCAGACTGGTTAATCGAATTGGAACGAGCCTTCGCTGATGAGACTGAATTTGAACCAATAAACATGCCTGACGAACTGAAAGAAATTCCCACGATTGATTTTTTGAATCTCATCGAACCAATCGTTCAGCAAGGATGCGCTCGCCTGCAAGCGGGAATTCAGACCCTTATCGCCACCGCCTCGGATCTCCCATTTGACCCCAACACGATCGAAACCCTGTTATTTGCAAATCTCCCCCAGCGGTTACTGTCGATCGTCAGTCGCACTCTGGTTTTGGAGTTAAATGTAGCTCGGTTGCAAGAACTACTGCAAGGCGATACTCCAGAGCTACGATTTCAAAGTTTTACGCAGCGATTGCGGCAACGGGATGTTGCCCTCGGTATTTTGCAAGAATATCCGGTGATGGCTCGACAAGCTGCGCTTTGCATCAACCATTGGGTGACTACTAGCCTGGAATTTCTCCAGCATCTGTGTCGGGATTGGGACGAGCTGCGATCGCAGTTCTGCCCCAGTCACCAGCCTGGGGTGTTGGTAGAAGTGAGTGCTGGCCAAGGAGACAGCCATCGCGAAGGTCGGAGTGTGATAGTTGCGAAATTCAGTGCCGATCTTCGCGTTGTATATAAACCCAGATCGCTGTCGCTCGATGTGCATTTCCAAGAACTCCTCCACTGGATTAACGAACGTGGCAACCATCCGCCTTTGCGCTTGCTGAAAATTCTCGATCGTCAGGACTATGGCTGGGTCGAATTTATTGAGGCTCAACCCTGCTCCTCAGCAGACCAGATTCAGCGATTTTACGAACGTCAGGGTGCTTACTTAGCAATTCTCTATGCGCTAGAAGCCATTGATTTTCATCACGAGAATTTAATTGCGGCTGGAGAATGCCCGATTTTGATTGACTTAGAAGCACTGTTTCATCCCCGCATTGGGGGTATCGATCTCGATCGAGCCAGCCAACTGGCGATCGGGACTCTGAATCACTCAGTTTATGGAACTGGGTTGCTGCCCCAACGGATTTGGTCGAACGATGAGTCTGAAGGGATTGACATCAGTGGCTTGGGGGCACCATCAGGACAATTGACTCCCCACCAGATCCCCCGCTGGGAAGGGATGGGCACCGATGAGATGAAACTAATCCGTCAGCAGATGGAGATGCCAGAAACGCAGAATCAACCGACACTCAATGGCGAAAAAGTAAATGTGCTCGATTACACTGAAGCCATCGCCAACGGGTTTACTAATCTGTATCACATGCTGTTGCAGCACCGCGATGAATTATTGGCTCCAAGTGGGCCAATTGCCAGCTTTGCTGAAGATACCGTGCGCGTCATCGTGCGGGCGACGCGGACTTACGCGATCCTGCTCAATGAAAGCTTCCATCCAGATGTGTTACGCAACGCCCTCGATCGCGATCGGCTGTTGGATCGGCTCTGGCTAGCAGTTGAAAATCTGCCCTATCTAGCTCGACTCATCGCCTTTGAGCGTGAAGACTTGCTCGACGGTGACATTCCCATGTTTACCACCCGTCCTGACTCACAGCATCTGTGGACGAGTTCCGGGCGGATTAGCAATTTCCTCGACAAGCCTGGTTTAGCATCGGTACGCGATCGCGTGCAGCTAATGGGTGAAGCCGATTTAGCTCGACAACTTTGGATTATTCGGGCATCGCTGACAGCACTTTATCCGATCGCTGACGAGCCAGAGCATAAGGGACATTCAGGCTACCCACTGACTGAATCGCCACCTATTGCCAATCGCGATCGGCTATTAGCCGCAGCGCGGTCTGTCGGAGATCGCTTAGAGGCGTTAGCTTTACGAGGTGAGTCCGATGTGACCTGGATTGGCTTGGCACTAGTCAACGATCGCCACTGGACTTTGACACCACTGGGGTACGATCTCTACGATGGTTTGCCAGGGGTAATTCTATTTCTGGCTTATCTCGGTGAGATCGATCGAGCGGATCGCTACACTGAGTTAGCTCGTTCGGCAATGAAAACGCTTCAACATCAATTAGCGCAAAGTCGATCGTCGATCTCGCAGATTGGTGGTTTCAGTGGCTGGGGTGGGATTATCTATACCCTCACTCATCTAGGAATCCTCTGGGATGAGCCACAACTAATTGCTGAAGCAGAAGCGATCGTCGCGTTGCTCCCGCCACAGATCGAACAAGATACGCAATTAGATATAGTTCGCGGTAGCGCGGGCTGCATCGGCAGTTTACTCGCCCTTTATCGATACGTTCCCACCGCACAGATCCTCGACGCGGCGATGCTGTGTGGCGATCGATTGCTGGCACTTGCGACCCCAATGGCGCGAGGGATTGGTTGGAGGATCGAAGGGCTGGCTAATAAACCATTAACTGGATTCTCTCATGGTGCGGCGGGTATTGCTTGGGCACTACTGAAATTAGCGGCAATTACAGGCAAGCAGCGGTTTCGCAAGGCGGCACTAGGCGCGATCGCTTACGAACGCAGTTTATTTTCGGTTGAGGCGATGAACTGGCCAGATTTGCGAGAATTTGCGGCCACCATTCGCTCGGGTAAACAGGATCGATCGAACTGCGTTACAGCCTGGTGTCATGGCGCACCTGGCATCGGTTTAGGTCGATTGCAGTGCCTTGCCGATCTCCATGACTCACAGATGCGGGATGAGATTGATGTAGCCCTCAAAACGACGATCGAGCAAGGATTTGGGCACAATCATTCCCTCTGTCATGGCGATTTGGGTAATCTAGAACTCCTGCTCCAAGCGAGTGAAATTCTGGGGGAACCGCAGTGGCAAGTACACTGCGATCGCCTTGCAGCAACGATCCTGGGCAGCATCGATCGAGACGGATGGCTCTGTGGGATTCCACTGGCGGTAGAATCCCCTGGACTGATGACTGGATTGGCAGGGATTGGTTACGGGCTACTGCGTCTGGCAGCACCCGATCGAGTACCTTCGGTATTAGTTCTGGCACCTCCAATCGATCGCTCCAAGACTGCCAAGACTGAGCCATTAGTAAACATATTTCGGTAG